ATGGTGCAGCACCAGGTTGAGCGAATCCGCGGGAATGATCTCGAAGCTCTCCACCGCCTGCGTCGCGGCCTCGAGCCGGCGCAACAGGTTGAGCGCCACTTCCGGGCTGGCCACGCCGACCCAGGCGACCGCGCGGGCGGCGATTGCCGGCACGAGGCGCAGCGTGGCGGCGGTGATCACGCCAAGCGTCCCCTCCGCCCCGATCAGCAGCTGATCGAGATCATAGCCGCGATTGTCCTTTTTGAGCGCGGCGAGCCCGTCATGGATCGATCCGTCGGGCAGCACCGCCTCGACCCCGGCGACCAGCGCGCGCATCGTGCCGAAACGCAGCACCTGAGTCCCGCCGGCATTGGTCGAGACCAGCCCGCCGATCGTCGCACTGCCACGGGCACCGAGCGTCAGCGGGAAACGCCGCCCCTGTGCCAGCGCCGCGGCATGGAGATCGGCGAGGATCACCCCCGCCTCGGCGATCACCAGATTATCGGCCGGCGACAGGCTTCGGATATGGTTGAGGCGGCGCAGCGACAGGATCAGCGCGCTGCCGTCCGCCGGCGGCGTCGCCCCGCCGACCATCCCGGTATTGCCGCCCTGCGGCACGATTGCGACGCCATGGTCACTGGCGAGCGCGACGATCGCCGCCACGCCGTCACGGCTGTCGGGCGCGAGGATCGCGGGCGTGGTACCGTGATAGCGGCCGCGCCAGTCGTGCAGCCAGGGTTCGATATCGGCCGGATCGGTCAATACCGCCTTGGGGCCAAGCGCGGTGCGGACGGCGTCGATCAGCCGGGATTGTGCGGGCGTCATGGCAAAGCGCGCTATCACGTGCGGGGATATGAGCCAAACCCGGTGTTTGGGCGGGTGTGGAGCGGCGCGTCTACGGGTGGCGTTGCGGATCCATGCAGCGCCGCGCCAAGGCGGCCTCGCCCGGCGGTTCGCCCTGTTCCCGCAATACGGGATCGTGACTGTTTCTCGTCATGTCAAAGAGCGGATCGGCCGGCGATGAAATGCCGTTGGGAGTGGTGCTAACCGCCAAACCGATGGCGTTGAATCGGTGGGTCAGTTCAGCCGGCGCCGTGGCGTGGCCGGGGCATGGCGTGAACGTCCCAAAATCCCGTAGCTATGGGAACCGATACGGGAAGATGCATTTTCGGGCGTTCCACGGGAATTTACGGGAAATCTTACGGGAATTCCGAGGCAGCGGCATGGGAATTTCGCGGTGCGCTTACGGGAATATCGGGAAATCTCGTGGGCAATGTTCACGGTCGGCTCGTTTTCGGATGAGGCGATTTAAAGAGGTTTGTCTCTCGGGCTTTATTCGGGACGCCTGAATAAGACACGATGGACGCGTGATTTGAATCTTGCCGGATGGCTGCGCAGGGCAGTCCCGAAAGCTGCCGGGCCTCATGCATTCGCGAAGGGTGGCGTAATCTTATGTTTTCATCCCGCCCGACGCGCGACCAAGTTTGCGAGATCCACATCAAGACGCGGAAGGTCGGACGATCTGAGGTCGTCAAGCGCTTGCGACACTGTCCGCAGCCAAGGGGGATCGAACGCCGTATCCGGCGGCGTGTCGACGAACCTGAGTTCAAGCCCCGTCACGCTGAACCCGGGTCCGAGCATTTCCTCGCAATTTGCCAGCTCAATGCGTCGTATCGGTTTTGCGTTGGCCGGGTCGAGGACGACGATCGTGGGATAACGCGAACCCGCAGACGGCGTCTCCCGGCGACGCATGGTTGCCGCATCGACATTGATATGAGGGCGCTTCGCCTTCAGCCGTGACCAGATCTGGTTGGTGGACTTGCGGCGTTTCCAATCCGAGATGAAGGGTATGACGTTCGTATCCTGAGCGGCAAGTTCAGGCAGCGAGACGTTGCCGGAACCGCCAAGCAAGGCGAAAACGAGCCGCCCGTCCGGCAGCTCGACCATGGGTGCATTACCCGTGACCGTGTGATGGATACCGTTGTCGCCCCAGAATGGAACCGATCGTTCGATCGTCGCCTGAATGATCGAAGATCCGCGTCGGACCCCTTCCGGCGTTTGGATCGCGATGGTCAGTTCGTATCGGATGTGCCGATTGCGAAGGAGACGGTTGCCCACGAGAAAATAGGTAACCACAAACAGAGTGACGCCGAGACCGGCGAGTTTCCGCAGCCAAAGCCTAGGTGTGGAAAACGTCATGCATCGCTCCAGCCATGTGCTTTCGAAAAGGACGAATGTCGATCGCGCCGCGCCGCGCAACAGATGGTTGGTTGCCCTTCGAAAAGCCTCAAATGGAGGCGGATGAAGGCCACACCAAAAGGCTCAGAAGACTCCAGCTCACTCCCATGATGAAGGCGAACAGGCTCATTGCCTGTTGCACTCCCTTCCATCCGCTTGGGAGGGATGCACCGGTCAGCCAGGCCGCACCGGAAATCAGGACTGGGTAGAGAATCGCTCCCGCAAATGGTGACATGCTGCGGGTAATCAGCAGCGAGAGCGGCAGGGCGATCACCAACGCAAACAGCAGCATGGGCAGACCCATCACAAGCGCGATCCCAAAAAAGCCGTCCCATGATGGCTGCGAGGCGCTGCGCCCGCGTGGTAGGCCACCAATGACCGTCATGCCGCCGATCGCGAGCAGCCAGGCGACGCATATCTTTACAAGCCAGATCATCACCATGACCTCCTGCGCCCCGCCTACCCGCATTTTATTTCACAAACCGCTAATGTTCCGATGTTGTTGAACCAGCACCCGGCGATCAGCACGGGCTCGGGAGCGTTTGCCCGCCGCCCGAAAGCCGCCGAAGAAGGAGGGCTCTCTCGCCCATGAGAGGACTCAATAATCGCCTTTCACGAACGGTCCGTCGCAAGAGAAGTCGACCACAAGAGCCAGGCCGTTGGAATCCCGTCCGCAGTTCGAAACGGCAGGAAGGACGCTCATGACTCCGTGGAAGTGTGTCGCGCTTGTCGGTGCATTGGGAATGTCCGCCACTGCACAGCCTCAGGACGGCGTGGATTGGGGCGGCCTCATGCAGACCGAAGCCATGGGCAGCGCCATGGAGGAAGCCGCGCGTGAGGGATTGCCTGAGGCTGGGCGGTCGCGTTCCCGGACCAGTTCCGCAAACCCGAAAACCCAGGCGAACTGCGCAAAGGCGCGGCGTTGGCTGGCGGACGGCGTTAAGGACGCTCGACTTCCACGTGTCGCCAAGCTCTGCGCGCAGCTCGGATACTGACTCCGCATCAAACAAGCCGCGTGTGTCCGTCCACGTTTCGGGCTGCCGGCTAGTCAATTACAAATGAGGGCGACCGCAATCCTCCAAATCTGTTTTCCCGATCTATCCTCCTGCCTTCATAAACCGGCTTTATATTTTTGGGCAGGACGGCATCCAATTGCCGTTGGGTTGGCTTATATTTCGCGATGATTCTCATATCATTTTGCGTATCGAAATAAATTTCCGATCGCTCGTAGAAGCCATTTTCCATGCGATCCTTGGCCTCCATCATCAAGTCAAAAGCCTCGATCGAATGACTTACCCGGCTCCGATCGCCTTCAAATTCAAGGTGATAGGCAGGGTCACACCCGAAGAA
This portion of the Sphingomonas sp. So64.6b genome encodes:
- a CDS encoding FAD-binding oxidoreductase, which translates into the protein MTPAQSRLIDAVRTALGPKAVLTDPADIEPWLHDWRGRYHGTTPAILAPDSRDGVAAIVALASDHGVAIVPQGGNTGMVGGATPPADGSALILSLRRLNHIRSLSPADNLVIAEAGVILADLHAAALAQGRRFPLTLGARGSATIGGLVSTNAGGTQVLRFGTMRALVAGVEAVLPDGSIHDGLAALKKDNRGYDLDQLLIGAEGTLGVITAATLRLVPAIAARAVAWVGVASPEVALNLLRRLEAATQAVESFEIIPADSLNLVLHHIPGTRAPLDGNHPWHVLIEAVATDQAAEPPAALLERLLAPALADGLAADAVIAASEAQAEAFWRLRDSISEAERGAGPAVQHDISVPVATMPRFMIEAAAASEAAFPGTHASAFGHLGDGNVHFHVRAPIGIDPARWYAEDAPRVTRFVNDLVVASGGSISAEHGIGQMKLGELERLSSPARMATLRAIKRALDPHGLFNPGKLVTLAPTPATP